A genomic region of Cannabis sativa cultivar Pink pepper isolate KNU-18-1 chromosome 1, ASM2916894v1, whole genome shotgun sequence contains the following coding sequences:
- the LOC133034822 gene encoding protein FAR1-RELATED SEQUENCE 5-like — protein sequence MNDEHTYEWETITAELNIIKPVNEIEIQDVLGKSLDKLEKWEAFYEMYAKRMGFGTRKDDVRRSHGVIVMRRWVCCSEGSKKIASPDTPRKKRPHDVSRTGCQAALRILLTQPSNTWKCKEFSTMHNHELASSSEVQFLRSYRVVSNGLLAQVRSMNSVGIKTANIMSHVALQSGGYEKMPCQLRDVYNRVAGAKREEKIETDSEGALGFLDCLAEKDPNFFVVYQVDDENRLANLFWADGNSRVDYVAFGDVLGFDTTYMTNEYNKPLTVLIGVNHHFNTCIFGFALLLHEKLPSYSWLLQKFLECHGDKKPSVVVNDQDAAMKQSYR from the coding sequence ATGAATGACGAACACACTTATGAATGGGAAACCATCACAGCAGAGCTAAACATCATAAAACCAGTGAATGAGATTGAGATACAGGACGTGCTAGGCAAGAGTCTCGACAAACTGGAAAAATGGGAAGCATTCTACGAAATGTATGCGAAACGGATGGGTTTCGGCACAAGGAAAGACGATGTACGACGTTCTCATGGGGTCATTGTAATGCGGAGGTGGGTTTGTTGTTCAGAGGGTTCGAAAAAAATCGCATCACCGGACACACCAAGAAAAAAAAGACCTCATGATGTCAGTAGAACCGGATGTCAGGCAGCATTGCGTATTTTACTCACACAACCGTCTAACACTTGGAAATGCAAAGAGTTCAGCACAATGCACAATCACGAGTTGGCTTCATCAAGTGAGGTACAATTTTTGAGATCATATAGAGTTGTCTCCAATGGGTTGCTTGCCCAAGTCAGGTCGATGAACTCCGTAGGAATTAAAACTGCCAACATAATGTCTCatgttgctttgcaaagtggaggttacgagaaaatgccatgtcaaCTTCGAGATGTGTACAACAGGGTTGCTGGTGCGAAGCGAGAAGAGAAGATAGAGACGGACTCAGAAGGGGCTCTGGGATTTCTTGATTGTCTCGCAGAGAAGGATCCTAATTTCTTCGTTGTCTATCAGGTTGACGACGAGAATCGCTTGGCTAACTTATTCTGGGCAGATGGAAACTCACGCGTGGACTATGTAGCTTTTGGGGATGTACTAGGATTTGACACAACCTACATGACGAATGAGTACAATAAGCCCCTCACTGTTCTCATTGGCGTCAACCACCATTTCAACACATGCATCTTCGGATTTGCTCTCCTCCTCCACGAGAAGCTTCCATCATATTCTTGGCTACTTCAAAAATTTCTAGAATGCCATGGAGATAAGAAGCCAAGTGTTGTAGTTAACGACCAAGATGCGGCCATGAAACAAAGCTATCGTTGA